One genomic window of Lytechinus variegatus isolate NC3 chromosome 1, Lvar_3.0, whole genome shotgun sequence includes the following:
- the LOC121405820 gene encoding uncharacterized protein LOC121405820, with protein MEISSVAAGANVGCDKAYTTINNAAIAVTTTTAATTISAANATTTKSASATAITIATATTKTTPDTKPPSPQLTGYCSWRRIDQELQSQGLPVSYNKKIAKGPSKELLAEYLSTVVEMQRLTNYHR; from the exons atggaGATCAGCAGCGTGGCAGCAGGAGCTAATGTTGGTTGTGATAAGGCATATACCACCATCAACAATGCTGCAATTGcagtcaccaccaccactgctgccaccaccaTCAGTGCTGCTAATGCCACCACCACCAAGTCTGCTTCTGCCACTGCCATCACCATTGCCACCGCCACTACCAAGACCACTCCTGACACAAAGCCCCCAAGTCCTCAACTGACCGGATATTGCAGCTGGAGAAGGATAGACCAGGAACTTCAAAGCCAGGGCTTGCCGGTCTCCTACAATAAGAAAATTGCCAAGGGCCCATCTAAAGAACTTCTAGCAGAATATTTGTCCACAGTTGTAGAAATGCAGAGACTAACAAACTACCACAG GTGA